The following proteins are encoded in a genomic region of Halodesulfovibrio sp.:
- the htpX gene encoding zinc metalloprotease HtpX, which produces MTSNLKTMMLLALLSGIIIVLGGALGGKGGIIIAFALALIMNVGSYWYSDKIVLRMYGAQEVGPHDAPMLHQIVEELAYKANIPKPRICVIPEQAPNAFATGRDPEHGVVAVTQGIMQLLSTEELKGVLAHEIGHITNRDILIQSVAGVMASAIVSIANFMQFAAIFGFAGGDDEEGSNPFAALLLAFVAPIAASLIQFAISRSREYLADDTGAQLSGNPLYLASALEKLNAYSQQVPMQHGGEATAHMFIVNPFNGANMAKLFSTHPPIEERVSRLRNMAHR; this is translated from the coding sequence CGTCCTCGGCGGTGCCTTGGGCGGTAAGGGCGGCATCATCATCGCTTTTGCACTGGCGCTTATTATGAACGTAGGCAGCTATTGGTATTCAGATAAAATTGTTCTGCGCATGTACGGTGCACAGGAAGTAGGGCCGCACGATGCCCCTATGCTGCACCAGATTGTTGAAGAACTTGCATACAAAGCAAATATTCCTAAACCACGCATCTGTGTTATCCCAGAGCAGGCGCCGAACGCCTTTGCAACCGGACGTGACCCTGAACATGGCGTAGTGGCAGTAACACAGGGCATCATGCAGCTGCTTTCTACAGAAGAATTGAAAGGTGTGCTGGCACATGAGATTGGGCACATCACGAACCGTGATATTCTTATCCAATCTGTTGCAGGCGTTATGGCATCAGCAATCGTCAGCATCGCTAACTTTATGCAGTTTGCCGCAATTTTCGGTTTTGCAGGTGGCGACGACGAAGAAGGATCAAACCCGTTTGCTGCTTTGCTGCTTGCGTTCGTAGCGCCTATTGCCGCAAGCCTCATTCAGTTTGCTATATCCCGCTCCCGCGAATATCTTGCTGATGATACAGGCGCACAGCTTTCTGGAAACCCATTGTACTTAGCTTCCGCGCTTGAAAAGCTTAACGCATACTCACAACAGGTACCAATGCAACACGGCGGGGAAGCAACTGCCCATATGTTCATTGTAAATCCATTCAATGGCGCGAACATGGCAAAACTTTTCAGCACGCACCCACCTATTGAGGAACGTGTCAGCCGACTTCGCAACATGGCACACAGATAG